The sequence CGGATTGAATCTTGCGTACTTCGACTTCGACTTCATATACACTTTTCACCATAATGTCTACTGGCAAATTCAATTTTAATGGAACTTTGTGAGTTCCTTCACCCAACCCAAATACATCTATGGATGGCTTCAAACTATTTATATTTATGCTGCTAAGATTAACCCTTAATCCTTTTATAGCGACATCAATACTTTCTGTTTTGATATCATAGGCTAATGTACCGCTTGCATCTGCATTTGCTAAAGTTATTTCGCCTTTAGTAATACTGTACTTCTTTTCAGTCAAAGGTTCGATTATAACGCTTACAGCTACCTCCCTGGGTATATCCACCAGTTTTACCCCCGGGGGCAGAATTAACCTGCTTACTGTATCTACAGTTTTATTTACATCCTCAATGCTAACTGGTTCTGTTCTAAGCTCGGTTATTCTTGATAGTATTTCTGCCGGTCCTGTAATCAAAACCTTCTCAGGATTAACTTTCCTCTGGCCGTCTGTAAAATTAAACGCAGGCTTTCCACTGATAACAAGATTGACCGGGACTTCCTTTGCAACCTGCACTTTGATATCAACTGTAAGATTTTTGCTTAATGAAGTTATTTCATTTCCTTCTGCATCATATACTTTGCAAGCCTGCTTTTTCAGTACTGTATCTCTATCTATATTATTTACATTTATTACAGTTCTAATCTCATCAACGGATCTGATCAAAGTGTCTGCCCCCTGAAGTGTAATAGAATCGGGAACTGCAGTAATTTCGATCATTTTATATCCTGCCTTCAGATTTCCTGATGTTCTTATATCAATCGGAAAAGAGTTTTTCTCAAGCCTGTCTAAATCAATATTAATATATTCCTGAAGGACCTTTTGTACTATTATTCCATCTTCCTTCCCTGTGTACTTAGGACCTTCTATGCCTAAAGT comes from Clostridia bacterium and encodes:
- a CDS encoding CdaR family protein, with protein sequence MSELLKRDTTIKVLSILFAVILWFVVNPVTTKTISVPLTVRGEDTLKDKNILLKNKNFIRTIDIVIRGSEEKIKSVNGYDFEAILDFSKVNSADENTLGIEGPKYTGKEDGIIVQKVLQEYINIDLDRLEKNSFPIDIRTSGNLKAGYKMIEITAVPDSITLQGADTLIRSVDEIRTVINVNNIDRDTVLKKQACKVYDAEGNEITSLSKNLTVDIKVQVAKEVPVNLVISGKPAFNFTDGQRKVNPEKVLITGPAEILSRITELRTEPVSIEDVNKTVDTVSRLILPPGVKLVDIPREVAVSVIIEPLTEKKYSITKGEITLANADASGTLAYDIKTESIDVAIKGLRVNLSSININSLKPSIDVFGLGEGTHKVPLKLNLPVDIMVKSVYEVEVEVRKIQSAE